From Penicillium psychrofluorescens genome assembly, chromosome: 6, one genomic window encodes:
- a CDS encoding uncharacterized protein (ID:PFLUO_008746-T1.cds;~source:funannotate) produces MAVPQRAGKTAPRLVQDILLYDPAHPSSTGRNLLSEVPPVYSEHYNGALGFISPSACRHNYVTKPKQIFHAQEGQKRRPGCMSKVHAMCTKCRCHVQIVVNYTNGMNSFSQNLEGHIHHLVYKSGRQAGGSSSAEVTPQGQQAETFHYQCSNLSCPAIVSLRILSPLLSSELVHLLTDQDVIRKRAQEAMAAQPERLEGMACPGSATVLDNLRMYVSNTLKTDQSSKAITATNKRFMLSFGVDGMPCQKLFEFLNFTYQPESNTWQPPQPDTNAKTESPYQDADCIFLDNIVHELLALINGRPSSEKKAFDPLPRPVSATNDMLYAVEALDYPKSLRVNEFDMPPAPFYEDLGAVEDMASSMIVEAFNRQVSVDPARTSLYLRCLKSIATLRGGADWEIIDQAVQLAYSEGKYTDEDVTDAYKYFGLNGDDPNLTEDIIIKTFYVFIGSTAQGQETEARQRLWRIGHSRRSERIQSASEDRVSNAEQAQIYLGVDDQTPDDFIITMYTAKVNDNPTSRELANRAVKLIAESRNSVALKHFIDTGETVAGEMDVSDAYRLLQIPDRTADEGAIVAAYTICVDDNPENAEKYNYALSIIAKDMDSPLLKNMAGISTESSRNFAEWPVGLQNIGNTCYLNSLLQFYFSIRPFRDMVLDFETFQMDLNDQASLDHKQVGSRKVMKKEVERSLRFLQQLRTLFNDMITSPQSSVTPGQELARLTLISPSNEAAIRRRSTISAGVSQGLGDIGGAPVLGPLGPPQPIQGQSKPAKDSLISDVDSEATLVSENTKDTAALPEGHEKAEPESGGGSKPATDDTKPELPHQPPLPPRSPPEVDRQKQLIEEVEIGAQQDVTEVINNVLFQSQCAIKPRDVAKDGEQLDQIKDLFYGRTRSYISTEGGTRSKEEWWADVKVDVASGSRDIYDAIDGAFDAQKINVENAEAEQFGSISRLPPVLQIQVQRVQFDTVKKSSFKSTNHLELLETIYLDRYMDTQKPEIVNRRRQCWEWKRAVKSLEARRAELLRKDVPSTVQNGGEASMEHLFWNTQTALQELDQDTDSDGPSEEVESTLPNELEQVSGAAKEELCAVEQEIKDTQTMISSQFADYRNLAYRLYAVFVHHGSVSFGHYYIYIYDFEKDIWRKYNDEYVTEVQNLDEIFKNDQNHNPPTPYFLVYINKNMKDRLVDPVCREIVESMPEMMDTTPPTTTAMQGVHASKPSDDLMDLDPPAYEEASSGPSAPGMEADAHAPSKSQWQRHMADNGQYW; encoded by the exons ATGGCAGTTCCTCAACGAGCAG GCAAGACGGCGCCTCGCCTCGTGCAGGACATCCTACTCTACGATCCCGCACACCCTTCAAGCACCGGCCGTAATCTCCTCTCCGAAGTTCCCCCAGTCTATTCTGAACACTACAATGGAGCACTTGGTTTCATATCACCTTCCGCCTGTCGCCACAACTATGTGACCAAACCCAAGCAGATCTTCCACGCCCAGGAAGGCCAGAAACGGCGTCCAGGCTGCATGTCCAAAGTGCATGCCATGTGTACCAAATGCCGTTGCCATGTCCAGATTGTGGTGAACTACACAAATGGCATGAACAGCTTTTCTCAGAACCTGGAGGGCCATATACATCACCTTGTCTACAAGTCAGGAAGACAAGCGGGTGGGAGTTCAAGTGCAGAGGTCACTCCCCAAGGGCAGCAGGCGGAGACATTCCACTATCAGTGCTCCAACCTTTCATGCCCGGCCATTGTCTCCCTTCGAAtcctttctcctcttttaAGTTCTGAACTGGTGCACCTGTTGACTGATCAGGATGTGATTCGCAAACGGGCTCAAGAGGCAATGGCTGCTCAGCCCGAGCGCTTGGAGGGCATGGCCTGTCCGGGCTCGGCCACGGTCCTCGACAACCTACGTATGTATGTCAGCAATACTCTCAAAACAGATCAGTCCAGCAAGGCCATTACCGCAACCAACAAGAGGTTTATGCTCAGCTTTGGTGTGGATGGGATGCCTTGTCAGAAACTGTTTGAGTTTCTCAATTTCACCTACCAACCG GAGAGCAATACCTGGCAGCCTCCTCAACCGGACACCAATGCGAAAACAGAGTCGCCCTACCAAGACGCAGACTGTATCTTTCTCGATAACATCGTTCATGAACTGCTGGCTTTGATAAACGGCCGGCCTTCTTCGGAAAAGAAAGCATTCGATCCGCTCCCTCGGCCTGTCTCTGCAACGAACGACATGCTTTACGCAGTGGAGGCTCTTGACT ATCCCAAATCACTCAGAGTCAATGAGTTTGACATGCCACCTGCCCC ATTCTATGAAGACTTGGGAGCCGTGGAAGATATGGCTTCGTCCATGATTGTGGAAGCGTTCAATCGCCAGGTCTCAGTCGATCCTGCCAGAACATCTTTGTATCTCCGATGCCTCAAGTCAATTGCCACCCTTCGAGGTGGTGCGGACTGGGAAATCATCGACCAAGCGGTTCAGCTTGCCTACTCAGAAGGCAAATACACGGACGAGGACGTTACGGATGCATACAAGTACTTTGGGCTTAACGGTGACGATCCCAATCTCACCGAGGACATCATCATTAAAACCTTCTATGTGTTCATCGGCTCCACggcccaaggccaagaaaccGAGGCGCGCCAACGGCTGTGGCGAATCGGTCACAGCAGACGGAGCGAGCGCATCCAATCTGCGTCTGAAGATC GCGTATCCAATGCCGAGCAAGCACAGATTTACCTTGGGGTCGACGATCAAACCCCGGATGACTTTATTATCACCATGTACACGGCGAAG GTCAACGACAACCCGACTAGCCGAGAATTGGCGAACCGCGCGGTCAAGCTCATTGCTGAATCCAGAAATTCAGTGGCGCTGAAGCATTTCATCGACACTGGCGAAACAGTTGCGGGTGAAATGGACGTTAGCGATGCCTATCGCTTACTCCAGATTCCAGACCGGACCGCTGATGAAGGCGCAATTGTCGCAGCCTACACAATCTGCGTGGACGACAACCCCGAGAACGCCGAGAAATACAACTACGCCCTGAGCATCATTGCCAAGGATATGGACAGCCCGTTGCTCAAGAATATGGCTGGCATATCTACCGAGTCCAGTCGCAACTTTGCGGAGTGGCCCGTCGGTCTGCAAAACATTGGGAACACATGCTATCTCAACAGTCTTCTCCAATTTTACTTCTCGATCCGCCCCTTCCGAGACATGGTTCTGGATTTTGAGACCTTCCAGATGGATCTGAATGACCAAGCCAGTCTGGACCACAAGCAAGTGGGATCTCGCAaggtgatgaagaaagaggtCGAACGGTCGTTGCGATTCCTCCAGCAACTCCGTACCCTGTTCAATGACATGATTACCTCTCCGCAGTCTTCGGTCACGCCTGGCCAGGAGCTCGCTCGGCTGACTTTGATCAGCCCTAGTAACGAAGCAGCCATTCGCCGCAGATCGACTATCTCTGCGGGAGTTTCACAGGGTCTCGGTGATATCGGTGGAGCGCCCGTTCTCGGACCGCTTGGCCCTCCGCAGCCCATTCAGGGTCAATCTAAGCCCGCAAAAGATTCGTTGATTAGCGACGTGGACAGTGAGGCGACCTTGGTTTCCGAAAACACCAAGGACACGGCTGCGCTGCCAGAGGGACACGAAAAGGCGGAGCCCGAATCTGGAGGCGGCTCGAAGCCCGCCACCGATGATACGAAGCCCGAGCTCCCTCATCAGCCCCCGCTGCCTCcgcgatctcctccagagGTTGATCGACAGAAGCAGTTGATCGAGGAAGTGGAGATCGGTGCCCAACAGGATGTGACGGAGGTGATTAACAATGTTCTCTTCCAAAGCCAGTGCGCCATCAAGCCTCGAGATGTTgccaaggatggcgagcAGCTCGACCAGATCAAAGA TTTATTCTACGGGCGCACACGATCCTACATCTCCACGGAAGGTGGTACCCGATCTAAAGAAGAGTGGTGGGCTGATGTCAAAGTCGATGTGGCCAGCGGGTCGCGAGATATCTATGATGCCATTGACGGAGCCTTCGATGCCCAGAAGATCAACGTTGAAAATGCCGAGGCAGAGCAGTTTGGGTCTATCAGCAGGCTGCCTCCCGTTCTTCAGATCCAAGTCCAGCGAGTTCAGTTTGATACGGTGAAGAAAAGTTCTTTCAAGTCGACTAACCACCTGGAATTGCTCGAGACCATTTATCTGGACCGGTACATGGACACCCAGAAGCCGGAGATCGTGAACCGGCGTCGTCAGTGCTGGGAATGGAAGCGTGCTGTGAAGTCGCTCGAGGCTCGTCGCGCCGAGCTGCTGCGGAAAGATGTTCCCTCAACTGTCCAGAATGGTGGAGAAGCAAGCATGGAGCACCTATTCTGGAACACCCAAACTGCCCTCCAAGAACTCGATCAGGACACTGACTCTGACGGTCCCTCGGAGGAGGTCGAGTCGACTTTGCCTAATGAACTTGAGCAGGTCTCTGGGGCCGCGAAGGAAGAGCTCTGCG CCGTCGAGCaagagatcaaagacacCCAAACCATGATCTCCAGCCAATTCGCCGACTACCGCAACCTCGCGTACCGACTATATGCCGTCTTCGTGCACCATGGCTCCGTCTCGTTCGGCCACTACTACATCTACATTTACGACTTCGAGAAGGACATCTGGCGCAAGTACAATGACGAGTATGTGACCGAAGTACAGAATCTGGACGAGATCTTCAAAAACGACCAGAACCACAATCCACCCACCCCTTACTTCCTCGTGTACATCAACAAAAACATGAAAGACCGTCTCGTCGACCCCGTCTGCCGCGAAATCGTCGAGTCCATGCCCGAAATGATGGATACGACTCCTCCCACGACAACTGCCATGCAGGGCGTGCATGCCTCTAAGCCCTCGGACGACCTGATGGATCTCGACCCGCCGGCGTATGAGGAAGCATCGTCGGGCCCCAGCGCACCAGGTATGGAAGCAGACGCGCATGCCCCATCCAAGTCCCAGTGGCAGCGCCATATGGCTGACAATGGCCAATACTGGTAG
- a CDS encoding uncharacterized protein (ID:PFLUO_008747-T1.cds;~source:funannotate) — protein MPSQVATCLRIARQFSAEPAKHQRFLARTFSSSVRRCEINKVFSSAEAATKDMKSNSTLLAGGFGLCGVPDTLINAVRANSSITGLTVASNNAGVDGSGLGLLLQSKQIKKMISSYVGENKTFERMYLTGEIELELTPQGTLAERCRCGGAGIPAFYTPAAFGTVVQTGDLPLRHNSDGTVQLYSEAKDTKVFDGKSYVMEESIKGDYAFVKAWKADKLGNCQFRFAAANFNGAMGRNAKMTIVEAEHIVEPGEIDPAAVHLPGIYVKRVIQSTTDKKIEKFTFAKEEGADTSALGSGDTASKRERIVRRAAKEFKNGMYANLGIGMPMLAPNFVDSSVEVTLQSENGILGLGPYPKKGEEDPDLINAGKETVTLNPGASCFGSDESFGMIRSGRIDLTILGAMQVSAKGDLANWMLPGKIKGFGGAMDLVSNPAATKVVVTMEHTDKKGNPKIVKQCEFPLTGPACVSRIITDLCVFDVDFTNGLTLIEIADGVTVEDVKAKTEAPFKVADDLKPML, from the exons ATGCCTTCCCAAGTGGCAACGTGTCTGCGCATTGCGCGACAGTTCTCCGCCGAGCCGGCCAAGCACCAGCGCTTCCTCGCGCgcaccttctccagcagcgtgCGCCGATGCGAGATCAACAAGGTGTTCTCGTCCGCGGAGGCGGCGACCAAGGACATGAAGTCCAACTCGACCTTGCTGGCCGGTGGATTCGGGCTTTGCGGCGTGCCGGACACGCTGATCAATGCCGTGCGGGCCAATTCATCCATCACCGGCCTGACGGTGGCGAGCAACAACGCCGGTGTGGACGGTTCCGGACTgggcctgctgctgcagtctaagcagatcaagaagatgaTTTCCAGCTATGTCGGCGAGAACAAGACTTTCGAGCGCATGTACCTCACCGGCGAGATTGAGCTAGAGCTCACACCGCAGGGGACCCTCGCTGAGCGCTGTCGCTGCGGTGGCGCCGGTATCCCGGCTTTCTACACCCCGGCCGCGTTTGGCACTGTCGTGCAGACGGGCGACCTGCCGCTCCGACACAACAGCGACGGCACTGTGCAGCTGTACAGCGAAGCTAAGGACACCAAGGTGTTCGACGGCAAGAGCTATGTCATGGAGGAGTCGATCAAGGGCGACTACGCCTTCGTCAAGGCCTGGAAGGCCGACAAGCTGGGCAACTGCCAGTTCCGGTTTGCGGCGGCCAACTTCAACGGCGCCATGGGCCGCAATGCCAAGATGACCATCGTCGAAGCCGAGCACATCGTCGAGCCCGGCGAGATTGACCCCGCCGCCGTCCACCTGCCCGGTATCTACGTCAAGCGTGTCATCCAGAGCACCACCGATAAGAAGATTGAGAAGTTCACCTTCgccaaggaggagggcgcCGACACCTCCGCGCTGGGTTCCGGCGACACCGCCAGCAAGCGCGAGCGCATCGTCCGCCGCGCAGCAAAGGAGTTCAAGAACGGCATGTATGCCAACCTGGGTATCGGCATGCCCATGCTGGCTCCCAACTTCGTGGACTCTTCCGTCGAGGTCACTCTGCAGTCCGAGAACGGTATCCTCGGCCTGGGCCCATACcccaagaagggcgaggaagatcccGACCTTATCAACGCCGGCAAGGAGACGGTCACTCTCAATCCTGGCGCGTCCTGCTTCGGCAGCGACGAGTCCTTCGGCATGATCCGCTCTGGCCGTATCGACCTGACCATCCTCGGTGCTATGCAGGTCAGCGCCAAGGGCGACCTGGCCAACT GGATGCTCcccggcaagatcaagggcTTCGGTGGCGCCATGGATCTGGTCTCCAACCCGGCCGCCACCAAGGTCGTCGTGACCATGGAGCAcaccgacaagaagggcaaCCCGAAGATCGTCAAGCAGTGCGAGTTCCCGCTGACCGGCCCGGCTTGCGTCAGCCGCATCATCACCGACCTCTGCGTCTTCGACGTGGACTTCACCAACGGCCTGACTCTGATTGAGATCGCGGACGGCGTTACCGTCGAGGACGTCAAGGCCAAGACTGAGGCGCCCTTCAAGGTGGCCGATGACCTGAAGCCCATGCTGTAA
- a CDS encoding uncharacterized protein (ID:PFLUO_008748-T1.cds;~source:funannotate) has translation MSKPTTLPSRLAHLLKHWPVDNVRPASVSIQSYLQSRLDKPTALPDSSVNALSSLLDDRYARRYPLPPKLRHPASSPDHYDNLIREFDEAPNRDWFGRLRKRVGGILRLK, from the exons ATGTCGAAACCGACG ACCCTCCCGTCTCGtctcgcccatcttctcaaaCACTGGCCCGTCGATAATGTCCGCCCGGcctccgtctccatccaGTCCTACCTGCAGTCGCGCCTCGACAAGCCAACTGCACTCCCAGACTCCTCTGTGAACGCCCTCTCCTCCCTTCTAGATGACCGCTATGCGCGCCGGTACCCGCTACCCCCGAAACTGCGGCATCCAGCAAGCAGCCCAGACCACTACGACAATCTCATTCGCGAGTTCGACGAAGCGCCCAACCGGGATTGGTTTGGGCGGCTACGGAAGCGGGTGGGTGGGATTCTCCGGTTGAAgtga
- a CDS encoding uncharacterized protein (ID:PFLUO_008749-T1.cds;~source:funannotate), whose product MSSQRYQRVNAHDEEEGPHSYSLNPARSDLTPSSPPPSFRSRSSSPSSRRLLHGEDPLRNDEDQTLADAFDDEDGSDDDNEPDDRQRLMRANSDYRSLDDNNNGPGTAASSSESMGGQQDQTRAPGIIRRPTILPSFNTPASGGSRSITASNDGVFANLSAKPERGEKNEDLPPSYEEAAADATPPYWETTIVAPGISSDEVYVDGLPVGSVFSFVWNAMISMSFQLVGFLLTYLLHTTHAAKNGSRAGLGLTLVQYGFYMKGSNDPDSDGGDGGQYGSAPPDPNSHSFDPNTVGENSGGGGGNGGAMTTISTSEWISYVLMIVGWFILIRAVSDFLRARRHEQLVLQSPDRGLGVPVIAEGERSETVV is encoded by the exons ATGAGCTCGCAGCGCTATCAACGG GTCAACGCccatgacgaagaggaagggcCACATTCCTACTCGTTGAACCCAGCCCGATCCGATCTCACCCCCTCTTCTCCGCCACCCTCGTTTCGATCTCGttcatcctcgccgtcctcgagaCGTCTGCTACACGGCGAGGACCCGCTCCGGAACGACGAGGACCAGACGCTGGCGGATGCTtttgacgatgaagatggatccGACGACGATAATGAACCCGACGATAGGCAGCGGTTGATGCGAGCAAATTCGGATTACCGCTCACTCGATGATAATAATAACGGCCCCGGCACTGCGGCATCCTCGTCCGAGTCTATGGGCGGGCAGCAGGATCAGACCCGGGCTCCTGGCATTATACGGCGGCCGACAATATTGCCCTCTTTTAATACGCCTGCCTCGGGAGGTAGTCGGTCGATTACGGCGTCTAATGATGGTGTCTTTGCCAACCTGTCCGCTAAGCCGGAACGGGGCGAGAAGAATGAGGACCTCCCTCCA TCATACGAAGAAGCCGCCGCTGATGCGACGCCCCCATATTGGGAGACCACGATCGTTGCGCCCGGTATCTCATCCGACGAAGTCTACGTCGATGGACTACCTGTCGGATCTGTGTTCTCTTTTGTGTGGAACGCGATGATTTCCATGTCCTTCCAGCTGGTCGGTTTCCTGTTGACCTATCTCCTGCACACCACCCACGCCGCAAAGAACGGCAGCCGAGCGGGCCTTGGGCTCACCCTTGTCCAATATGGCTTCTATATGAAAGGCAGCAATgaccccgactccgacggcggagacggggGCCAATATGGAAGCGCGCCACCCGACCCCAACAGCCACAGCTTCGATCCGAACACCGTTGGCGAGAACTCgggtggcggtggtggtaATGGGGGCGCCATGACTACCATCAGCACCAGCGAATGGATCTCATACGTCCTGATGATTGTCGGCTGGTTTATTCTCATTCGCGCCGTCAGCGACTTCCTTCGCGCCCGGCGGCACGAGCAGCTAGTATTGCAGAGTCCCGACCGCGGACTGGGAGTGCCGGTGATCGCAGAGGGTGAGCGGTCCGAGACCGTTGTCTAG